In Arvicanthis niloticus isolate mArvNil1 chromosome 4, mArvNil1.pat.X, whole genome shotgun sequence, a single window of DNA contains:
- the Them5 gene encoding acyl-coenzyme A thioesterase THEM5 isoform X1, with translation MMRTGFHGVARLVHHKALYRSPHILPRLHLASSFGSSTDSLVARFCPEKTDLKDYALPNASWCPDMLSLYQEFLEKTKSGSWIKLPSFKSNREHIQGLKLPFGLLAASDKQDWRLFTRSIQLEGQGYEYVIFFHPSEKKSVCLFQPGPYLEGAPGFAHGGSLAALMDETYSKTAYLAGEGLFTLSLNIKFKNLIPVGSLAVLDVQVEKIEDQKLYMSCIAQSRDKQTVYAKSSGKETCSLGLPATAQPTTKGRKEG, from the exons ATGATGAGGACAGGTTTCCATGGGGTGGCAAGACTTGTCCATCACAAAGCTCTTTACAGAAGCCCCCATATCCTGCCCAGACTCCACCTGGCCTCATCGTTTGGATCCTCCACAGATTCCCTG GTTGCAAGATTCTGCCCAGAGAAGACAGATTTGAAGGATTATGCTCTTCCCAATGCCAGCTGGTGTCCAGATATGCTGAGCCTGTACCAAGAATTTCTGGAGAAAACCAAATCAGGCAGCTGGATTAAACTACCCTCCTTCAAGTCCAACAGAGAACATATCCAGGGCCTTAAGCTCCCATTTGGGCTGCTAGCTGCCTCAG ACAAACAGGACTGGCGCCTCTTTACCAGGTCCATCCAACTGGAAGGACAAGGCTATGAATATGTCATCTTTTTCCACCCATCTGAGAAGAAGTCAGTCTGTCTTTTCCAGCCAGGCCCCTACCTGGAGGGGGCACCGGG ATTTGCTCACGGAGGGTCACTGGCAGCCTTGATGGATGAGACGTATTCTAAAACTGCCTACCTGGCTGGTGAAGGACTATTCACGCTAAGTCTCAACATCAAGTTCAAAAA CTTGATCCCCGTGGGCTCTTTAGCTGTTCTGGACGTTCAAGTAGAAAAGATTGAGGACCAGAAGCTCTACATGTCCTGCATCGCCCAgagcagagacaagcagacagTCTATGCCAAATCCTCTGGTAAAGAAACCTGCAGCCTGGGCCTGCCTGCCACTGCCCAACCCACAacaaaggggaggaaagagggcTAA
- the Them5 gene encoding acyl-coenzyme A thioesterase THEM5 isoform X2, producing the protein MMRTGFHGVARLVHHKALYRSPHILPRLHLASSFGSSTDSLVARFCPEKTDLKDYALPNASWCPDMLSLYQEFLEKTKSGSWIKLPSFKSNREHIQGLKLPFGLLAASDKQDWRLFTRSIQLEGQGYEYVIFFHPSEKKSVCLFQPGPYLEGAPGFAHGGSLAALMDETYSKTAYLAGEGLFTLSLNIKFKNLIPVGSLAVLDVQVEKIEDQKLYMSCIAQSRDKQTVYAKSSGVFLQLQLEEEQSREH; encoded by the exons ATGATGAGGACAGGTTTCCATGGGGTGGCAAGACTTGTCCATCACAAAGCTCTTTACAGAAGCCCCCATATCCTGCCCAGACTCCACCTGGCCTCATCGTTTGGATCCTCCACAGATTCCCTG GTTGCAAGATTCTGCCCAGAGAAGACAGATTTGAAGGATTATGCTCTTCCCAATGCCAGCTGGTGTCCAGATATGCTGAGCCTGTACCAAGAATTTCTGGAGAAAACCAAATCAGGCAGCTGGATTAAACTACCCTCCTTCAAGTCCAACAGAGAACATATCCAGGGCCTTAAGCTCCCATTTGGGCTGCTAGCTGCCTCAG ACAAACAGGACTGGCGCCTCTTTACCAGGTCCATCCAACTGGAAGGACAAGGCTATGAATATGTCATCTTTTTCCACCCATCTGAGAAGAAGTCAGTCTGTCTTTTCCAGCCAGGCCCCTACCTGGAGGGGGCACCGGG ATTTGCTCACGGAGGGTCACTGGCAGCCTTGATGGATGAGACGTATTCTAAAACTGCCTACCTGGCTGGTGAAGGACTATTCACGCTAAGTCTCAACATCAAGTTCAAAAA CTTGATCCCCGTGGGCTCTTTAGCTGTTCTGGACGTTCAAGTAGAAAAGATTGAGGACCAGAAGCTCTACATGTCCTGCATCGCCCAgagcagagacaagcagacagTCTATGCCAAATCCTCTG GTGTTTTCCTTCAGCTGCAGCTGGAAGAAGAGCAGTCCAGGGAGCACTGA